A single genomic interval of Falco naumanni isolate bFalNau1 chromosome 11, bFalNau1.pat, whole genome shotgun sequence harbors:
- the LOC121095489 gene encoding dimethylaniline monooxygenase [N-oxide-forming] 4-like isoform X1 yields MGVKVGGARAVASCLDFSLSSKSIAGETQRKIQPKPEQRRHDTSLQVAHCLLRDSMVRRVAVIGAGVSGLASVKSCLDEGLEPTCFERSEDIGGLWRYTDSTDSGRVSVYRSIITNTSKEMSCFSDFPCPEDFPSFLPHSLLLEYFRMYAQHFDLLRHIRFKTTALSVRKRPDFTTSGQWEVVTETDGVQESHIFDAVMVCTGHFQEPYLPLASFPGIDTHFKGQYIHSREYRDVEAFRGKRVLVIGIGNTGGDLSVELSRVAAKVFLSVRSSTWVFSRISDHGFPFDMVNTTRFNHFLDWLLPSALTNRIRFWKFNSWFNHKNYGLASTKSSNFKIIISEGLPFCLLSGTVVLKPKVKAFTESSAVFEDGTEQNIDVVVFATGYIFSFPFLEESVRSLFDDNRSLYKRIFPPQLEKPTLAIIGLVQLTGSVMVGAEMQARWVTGIFAGWNKLPPTSRMMAEVAKKKPQVKRNPSERENLKMSFISYTDEIASCAGVKPNVLRLLLTDPRLALAVFFGPCSPYQYRLMGRGKWSGARDAILTQWQRTLKPLRTRVVDDPSDSWHWMYLLALPVALTAGLLLSKSPRPGWTLRAPQL; encoded by the exons ATGGGTGTAAAGGTCGGTGGTGCAAGAGCCGTGGCAAGCTGCCTGGACTTCAGCCTTTCCTCTAAATCCATAGCTGGAGAAACGCAAAGGAAAATTCAGCCGAAGCCTGAGCAGCGAAGGCACGACACTTCCCTGCAAG tcGCTCATTGTCTGCTGCGGGACAGCATGGTGCGGCGCGTGGCTGTCATCGGGGCGGGGGTCAGCGGGCTGGCCTCTGTCAAGAGCTGCCTGGATGAGGGGCTGGAGCCTACCTGCTTTGAGAGGAGCGAGGACATCGGGGGGCTCTGGCGCTACACG GACTCCACGGACAGTGGGAGGGTCAGTGTGTACCGCTCCATCATCACCAACACCTCCAAGGAGATGTCCTGCTTCAGCGACTTCCCCTGCCCGGAGGATTTTCCCAGTTTCCtaccccacagcctcctcctggAGTACTTTCGGATGTATGCCCAGCACTTTGACCTCCTGCGGCACATACGCTTCAAG ACGACAGCTCTCAGCGTGAGAAAGCGCCCAGATTTCACCACCTCGGGCCAGTGGGAGGTGGTCACTGAGACCGACGGCGTCCAGGAGTCGCACATCTTCGATGCTGTCATGGTTTGCACTGGCCATTTCCAGGAGCCCTATTTACCGTTGGCTTCTTTCCCAG GTATCGACACTCACTTCAAAGGCCAGTATATCCACAGCAGGGAATACAGAGATGTGGAGGCTTTCCGGGGAAAGCGGGTCCTCGTGATCGGCATTGGCAACACTGGCGGTGACCTCTCCGTGGAGCTGAGCCGTGTGGCTGCAAAG GTGTTCCTCAGCGTCAGGAGCAGCACATGGGTGTTCAGCCGGATCTCAGACCATGGCTTCCCCTTCGACATGGTCAACACCACCCGCTTCAACCACTTTCTCGACTGGCTTCTCCCATCAGCTCTCACAAACAGGATTAGGTTTTGGAAGTTCAATTCATGGTTTAACCACAAGAACTATGGCTTGGCTTCCacaaaaag CTCCAACTTCAAGATAATTATCAGTGAAGGGCTGCCGTTTTGCCTCCTCTCTGGGACTGTTGTGTTGAAGCCGAAGGTGAAGGCATTCACTGAAAGCTCTGCTGTTTTTGAAGATGGGACAGAGCAAAACATCGACGTGGTGGTCTTTGCCACAGGCTACATCTTCTCGTTTCCCTTCCTCGAAGAGTCAGTTCGCAGCCTCTTCGATGATAACCGTTCCCTCTATAAACGCATcttccctcctcagctggaaaaGCCAACGCTGGCCATCATCGGCTTAGTCCAGCTGACCGGCTCTGTGATGGTGGGAGCAGAAATGCAGGCTCGCTGGGTGACGGGGATCTTTGCAG GCTGGAACAAGCTCCCTCCCACCAGCAGGATGATGGCTGAGGTTGCAAAGAAGAAGCCACAGGTCAAAAG GAACCCATCCGAGAGGGAGAACCTGAAGATGAGCTTTATCAGCTACACCGATGAAATCGCTTCGTGTGCTGGCGTAAAGCCCAACGTGCTGAGGCTGCTCCTGACAGACCCCCGGCTGGCCCTGGCTGTCTTCTTCGGGCCCTGCTCGCCCTACCAGTACCGGCTGATGGGACGGGGGAAGTGGAGCGGGGCCAGAGACGCCATCCTGACTCAGTGGCAGCGGACGCTGAAGCCCTTGAGAACGCGGGTGGTGGATGACCCCTCTGACAGCTGGCACTGGATGTATCTCCTGGCCCTGCCAGTGGCTCTCACAGCAggtctcctcctctccaaatCCCCCCGGCCGGGCTGGACCCTCAGAGCCCCCCAGCTGTAG
- the LOC121095489 gene encoding dimethylaniline monooxygenase [N-oxide-forming] 4-like isoform X3: MGVKVGGARAVASCLDFSLSSKSIAGETQRKIQPKPEQRRHDTSLQVAHCLLRDSMVRRVAVIGAGVSGLASVKSCLDEGLEPTCFERSEDIGGLWRYTDSTDSGRVSVYRSIITNTSKEMSCFSDFPCPEDFPSFLPHSLLLEYFRMYAQHFDLLRHIRFKTTALSVRKRPDFTTSGQWEVVTETDGVQESHIFDAVMVCTGHFQEPYLPLASFPGIDTHFKGQYIHSREYRDVEAFRGKRVLVIGIGNTGGDLSVELSRVAAKVFLSVRSSTWVFSRISDHGFPFDMVNTTRFNHFLDWLLPSALTNRIRFWKFNSWFNHKNYGLASTKSSNFKIIISEGLPFCLLSGTVVLKPKVKAFTESSAVFEDGTEQNIDVVVFATGYIFSFPFLEESVRSLFDDNRSLYKRIFPPQLEKPTLAIIGLVQLTGSVMAGTSSLPPAG; the protein is encoded by the exons ATGGGTGTAAAGGTCGGTGGTGCAAGAGCCGTGGCAAGCTGCCTGGACTTCAGCCTTTCCTCTAAATCCATAGCTGGAGAAACGCAAAGGAAAATTCAGCCGAAGCCTGAGCAGCGAAGGCACGACACTTCCCTGCAAG tcGCTCATTGTCTGCTGCGGGACAGCATGGTGCGGCGCGTGGCTGTCATCGGGGCGGGGGTCAGCGGGCTGGCCTCTGTCAAGAGCTGCCTGGATGAGGGGCTGGAGCCTACCTGCTTTGAGAGGAGCGAGGACATCGGGGGGCTCTGGCGCTACACG GACTCCACGGACAGTGGGAGGGTCAGTGTGTACCGCTCCATCATCACCAACACCTCCAAGGAGATGTCCTGCTTCAGCGACTTCCCCTGCCCGGAGGATTTTCCCAGTTTCCtaccccacagcctcctcctggAGTACTTTCGGATGTATGCCCAGCACTTTGACCTCCTGCGGCACATACGCTTCAAG ACGACAGCTCTCAGCGTGAGAAAGCGCCCAGATTTCACCACCTCGGGCCAGTGGGAGGTGGTCACTGAGACCGACGGCGTCCAGGAGTCGCACATCTTCGATGCTGTCATGGTTTGCACTGGCCATTTCCAGGAGCCCTATTTACCGTTGGCTTCTTTCCCAG GTATCGACACTCACTTCAAAGGCCAGTATATCCACAGCAGGGAATACAGAGATGTGGAGGCTTTCCGGGGAAAGCGGGTCCTCGTGATCGGCATTGGCAACACTGGCGGTGACCTCTCCGTGGAGCTGAGCCGTGTGGCTGCAAAG GTGTTCCTCAGCGTCAGGAGCAGCACATGGGTGTTCAGCCGGATCTCAGACCATGGCTTCCCCTTCGACATGGTCAACACCACCCGCTTCAACCACTTTCTCGACTGGCTTCTCCCATCAGCTCTCACAAACAGGATTAGGTTTTGGAAGTTCAATTCATGGTTTAACCACAAGAACTATGGCTTGGCTTCCacaaaaag CTCCAACTTCAAGATAATTATCAGTGAAGGGCTGCCGTTTTGCCTCCTCTCTGGGACTGTTGTGTTGAAGCCGAAGGTGAAGGCATTCACTGAAAGCTCTGCTGTTTTTGAAGATGGGACAGAGCAAAACATCGACGTGGTGGTCTTTGCCACAGGCTACATCTTCTCGTTTCCCTTCCTCGAAGAGTCAGTTCGCAGCCTCTTCGATGATAACCGTTCCCTCTATAAACGCATcttccctcctcagctggaaaaGCCAACGCTGGCCATCATCGGCTTAGTCCAGCTGACCGGCTCTGTGATG GCTGGAACAAGCTCCCTCCCACCAGCAGGATGA
- the LOC121095489 gene encoding dimethylaniline monooxygenase [N-oxide-forming] 4-like isoform X2, with the protein MVRRVAVIGAGVSGLASVKSCLDEGLEPTCFERSEDIGGLWRYTDSTDSGRVSVYRSIITNTSKEMSCFSDFPCPEDFPSFLPHSLLLEYFRMYAQHFDLLRHIRFKTTALSVRKRPDFTTSGQWEVVTETDGVQESHIFDAVMVCTGHFQEPYLPLASFPGIDTHFKGQYIHSREYRDVEAFRGKRVLVIGIGNTGGDLSVELSRVAAKVFLSVRSSTWVFSRISDHGFPFDMVNTTRFNHFLDWLLPSALTNRIRFWKFNSWFNHKNYGLASTKSSNFKIIISEGLPFCLLSGTVVLKPKVKAFTESSAVFEDGTEQNIDVVVFATGYIFSFPFLEESVRSLFDDNRSLYKRIFPPQLEKPTLAIIGLVQLTGSVMVGAEMQARWVTGIFAGWNKLPPTSRMMAEVAKKKPQVKRNPSERENLKMSFISYTDEIASCAGVKPNVLRLLLTDPRLALAVFFGPCSPYQYRLMGRGKWSGARDAILTQWQRTLKPLRTRVVDDPSDSWHWMYLLALPVALTAGLLLSKSPRPGWTLRAPQL; encoded by the exons ATGGTGCGGCGCGTGGCTGTCATCGGGGCGGGGGTCAGCGGGCTGGCCTCTGTCAAGAGCTGCCTGGATGAGGGGCTGGAGCCTACCTGCTTTGAGAGGAGCGAGGACATCGGGGGGCTCTGGCGCTACACG GACTCCACGGACAGTGGGAGGGTCAGTGTGTACCGCTCCATCATCACCAACACCTCCAAGGAGATGTCCTGCTTCAGCGACTTCCCCTGCCCGGAGGATTTTCCCAGTTTCCtaccccacagcctcctcctggAGTACTTTCGGATGTATGCCCAGCACTTTGACCTCCTGCGGCACATACGCTTCAAG ACGACAGCTCTCAGCGTGAGAAAGCGCCCAGATTTCACCACCTCGGGCCAGTGGGAGGTGGTCACTGAGACCGACGGCGTCCAGGAGTCGCACATCTTCGATGCTGTCATGGTTTGCACTGGCCATTTCCAGGAGCCCTATTTACCGTTGGCTTCTTTCCCAG GTATCGACACTCACTTCAAAGGCCAGTATATCCACAGCAGGGAATACAGAGATGTGGAGGCTTTCCGGGGAAAGCGGGTCCTCGTGATCGGCATTGGCAACACTGGCGGTGACCTCTCCGTGGAGCTGAGCCGTGTGGCTGCAAAG GTGTTCCTCAGCGTCAGGAGCAGCACATGGGTGTTCAGCCGGATCTCAGACCATGGCTTCCCCTTCGACATGGTCAACACCACCCGCTTCAACCACTTTCTCGACTGGCTTCTCCCATCAGCTCTCACAAACAGGATTAGGTTTTGGAAGTTCAATTCATGGTTTAACCACAAGAACTATGGCTTGGCTTCCacaaaaag CTCCAACTTCAAGATAATTATCAGTGAAGGGCTGCCGTTTTGCCTCCTCTCTGGGACTGTTGTGTTGAAGCCGAAGGTGAAGGCATTCACTGAAAGCTCTGCTGTTTTTGAAGATGGGACAGAGCAAAACATCGACGTGGTGGTCTTTGCCACAGGCTACATCTTCTCGTTTCCCTTCCTCGAAGAGTCAGTTCGCAGCCTCTTCGATGATAACCGTTCCCTCTATAAACGCATcttccctcctcagctggaaaaGCCAACGCTGGCCATCATCGGCTTAGTCCAGCTGACCGGCTCTGTGATGGTGGGAGCAGAAATGCAGGCTCGCTGGGTGACGGGGATCTTTGCAG GCTGGAACAAGCTCCCTCCCACCAGCAGGATGATGGCTGAGGTTGCAAAGAAGAAGCCACAGGTCAAAAG GAACCCATCCGAGAGGGAGAACCTGAAGATGAGCTTTATCAGCTACACCGATGAAATCGCTTCGTGTGCTGGCGTAAAGCCCAACGTGCTGAGGCTGCTCCTGACAGACCCCCGGCTGGCCCTGGCTGTCTTCTTCGGGCCCTGCTCGCCCTACCAGTACCGGCTGATGGGACGGGGGAAGTGGAGCGGGGCCAGAGACGCCATCCTGACTCAGTGGCAGCGGACGCTGAAGCCCTTGAGAACGCGGGTGGTGGATGACCCCTCTGACAGCTGGCACTGGATGTATCTCCTGGCCCTGCCAGTGGCTCTCACAGCAggtctcctcctctccaaatCCCCCCGGCCGGGCTGGACCCTCAGAGCCCCCCAGCTGTAG